The Vicia villosa cultivar HV-30 ecotype Madison, WI unplaced genomic scaffold, Vvil1.0 ctg.000920F_1_1, whole genome shotgun sequence genome has a window encoding:
- the LOC131632236 gene encoding uncharacterized protein LOC131632236 translates to MESFSFNLQAEKTNAILKHRKLQRVTTLLRLVEVCVVLVLISRLSMKLPVVVRNSSEYIKDFSVFMNSPCFVFLIGNVIIITLFVQGLRKNVHEETETEHVDIYEKLVRKSKKQEEKERIRKNDCSKVEEGDNRVVEEVEKVKRGVKKGYCYRRCESEVLKKRRRVLRRCESEKNKEIKSIEGGGEEEMVMRISYPEDEMSNEEFRRTVEAFIAKQQRNLRGEEEDYSCLV, encoded by the coding sequence ATGGAGTCGTTCAGTTTTAATCTCCAAGCAGAAAAAACAAACGCAATTCTAAAACATAGGAAACTCCAAAGAGTAACAACGTTGTTACGTCTTGTCGAAGTCTGTGTCGTTTTGGTGTTAATTTCAAGGCTTTCCATGAAGCTACCGGTTGTAGTAAGAAACTCAAGCGAGTATATAAAGGATTTCTCGGTCTTCATGAATAGTCCTTGTTTTGTTTTTCTCATCGGAAACGTTATAATAATCACGTTATTCGTTCAGGGTTTACGAAAAAACGTTCACGAAGAAACAGAAACAGAGCATGTTGATATTTACGAAAAGTTAGTACGAAAAAGTAAGAAGCAGGAAGAAAAAGAACGAATAAGAAAAAACGATTGTAGTAAAGTGGAAGAAGGTGATAATAGGGTAGTGGAGGAGGTGGAGAAAGTGAAGAGAGGGGTGAAGAAGGGTTATTGTTATAGGAGGTGTGAGAGTGAGGTATTGAAGAAACGACGTCGTGTGTTGCGAAGGTGTGAGAGTGAGAAGAACAAGGAAATCAAAAGTATTGAAGGTGGTGGTGAAGAGGAAATGGTTATGAGAATTTCGTATCCTGAGGATGAGATGAGTAACGAGGAGTTTCGTAGGACTGTTGAAGCTTTTATTGCTAAGCAACAGAGGAATCttaggggagaagaagaagattacTCATGTTTAGTTTAG